The following are encoded in a window of Cydia amplana chromosome 20, ilCydAmpl1.1, whole genome shotgun sequence genomic DNA:
- the LOC134657666 gene encoding hexosaminidase D-like, which yields MPFRIPKLRSVRVRVIIVMSFLVVYVLATYIIVEKYFFIKRKGNTSTPNVELEYVVVHLDLKGAPPKLSYLQSLLPMMKKHGVNGLLIEYEDMFPYEGPLGMLRGRNTYQKKELRAYLTAAVSSGFEIIPLVQTFGHMEFALKHPELGFLREVPEFLDSICPSSFDSQHFLEEIIGQIIRFHRKIAPLKYIHVGCDEVYHINKCDLCQRRNSTNAELLTEHVKFLIKTVHKLSPDTTVLIWDDMYRDVKPMDCSDIILTDTEVVHWDYTAKPHEDVHINMYKYGRIFDNLWIATAFKGADGKKRILPDLNMRFYNHLHWLNFIFDYGTLKKFYKIKGIILTGWSRYNHEAPLCEILPVSIPSLIINLILIQQYTSGIVAENMNDLDDFIDKHIENNLDSSLLCHNRTDRFLDTFDSKACHYEESDLYTTLQRLNNITSVAYSILDDYAYKYFVIKKNASDDEESRIEHEYFDVVQTQMETCGSIFYELMSIETEIIGLLSVYFENDVILEYVRTKIRGIQKNIQGLFRFWQYKNSTSTSISSIYTQTKLRT from the exons ATGCCTTTTAGAATACCAAAATTAAGAAGTGTGAGAGTGCGAGTCATAATTGTTATGTCGTTTCTCGTTGTGTACGTTTTGGCCACGTATATTATCGTCGAAAAGTATTTCTTTATCAAACGGAAGGGCAACACAAGTACACCAAACGTGGAGCTAGAATATGTTGTTGTACATCTGGATTTGAAGGGAGCTCCACCAAAGCTGTCGTATCTGCAGTCCCTCCTACCGATGATGAAGAAACATGGCGTCAATGGTCTCCTCATTGAGTACGAGGACATGTTTCCTTATGAAGGACCACTGGGAATGTTAAGGGGGCGGAATACCTATCAAAAGAAAGAG CTGCGTGCATACCTCACCGCCGCAGTATCATCTGGTTTCGAGATAATCCCGCTGGTCCAAACATTCGGCCACATGGAATTCGCCCTGAAGCATCCTGAACTTGGCTTTTTAAGAGAAGTTCCTGAATTCCTTGACTCTATCTGTCCTAGTTCCTTTGACAGCCAGCATTTTCTTGAAGAAATTATAGGACAG ATTATACGTTTTCACCGAAAGATAGCTCCTTTGAAATACATCCATGTAGGTTGCGATGAAGTTTACCATATCAACAAATGTGATCTATGTCAGCGAAGGAATTCCACAAATGC TGAACTGTTAACTGAGCACGTCAAATTCCTCATCAAGACTGTCCACAAGCTTAGTCCAGACACCACCGTTCTCATCTGGGACGACATGTATAGAGATGTCAAGCCTATGGATTGCAGCGACATCATCTTAACTGACACCGAAGTTGTACATTGGGACTACACTGCAAAACCTCACGAAGATGTGCATATCAATATGTACAAGTATGGCCGCATATTCGATAATCTGTGGATAGCGACGGCTTTTAAAGGAGCCGATGGAAAGAAAAGGATACTCCCTGATCTTAATATGAGATTTTACAACCACCTCCACTGGCTCAACTTTATATTCGATTATGGCACTCTGAAGAAATTCTATAAAATTAAAGGTATCATACTCACAGGCTGGTCAAGATATAACCATGAGGCGCCATTATGTGAAATTCTTCCAGTTTCAATACCgagtttaattattaatttgatcCTCATTCAACAGTATACAAGTGGAATTGTCGCTGAGAACATGAACGACTTAGATGATTTCATTGATAAACATATAGAAAATAATTTAGACTCTAGCCTTCTATGTCACAATCGCACCGATCGTTTTTTAGATACATTTGATTCAAAAGCGTGTCATTATGAGGAATCTGATCTCTACACTACACTTCAACGTCTTAATAATATCACATCAGTCGCATATTCTATATTGGATGATTATGCTTACAAATACTTCGTTATAAAAAAGAATGCATCCGATGATGAAGAATCGAGGATAGAACATGAATACTTTGATGTAGTTCAAACTCAAATGGAAACGTGTGGAAGCATTTTTTACGAACTCATGAGTATTGAAACAGAAATTATTGGATTACTATCAGTTTATTTTGAGAATGATGTCATACTAGAATATGTTCGAACAAAAATACGTGGTATTCAGAAAAACATTCAAGGATTGTTCCGGTTTTGGCAATATAAGAATTCAACGTCCACAAGTATTTCTAGTATTTATACCCAGACTAAATTACGTACATAA